A genomic stretch from Methanoculleus horonobensis includes:
- a CDS encoding DUF7411 family protein — MEAGVLFSGGKDSALAAIMLARDYGVELNTCVFDPDREVPGVQAAAAALGLPFRKRVLGRDLLSEAVDLLLSCGYPNDAIDMVHRTAVETLAAEYAVVGDGTRREDRVPRLERPEVQHLEMTTGCSYVRPLLGYGKTEVERLCKRLLVVRYGETGSIGNGDYEGEIRSALCARGIDPASLFPSSHLQSLVVARRET; from the coding sequence ATGGAAGCAGGTGTGCTCTTCTCGGGTGGAAAAGACAGCGCGCTCGCGGCGATAATGCTCGCGCGCGATTACGGCGTGGAACTGAATACCTGTGTATTCGATCCCGACCGCGAGGTTCCCGGGGTGCAGGCCGCAGCGGCCGCCCTGGGCCTCCCCTTCCGTAAGAGAGTGCTTGGAAGAGACCTGCTCTCTGAAGCCGTCGACCTGCTTCTCTCGTGCGGATACCCGAACGACGCGATCGATATGGTTCACCGGACGGCTGTCGAGACCCTCGCGGCCGAGTATGCGGTGGTCGGCGACGGCACCCGCCGTGAGGACCGGGTCCCCCGGCTCGAACGCCCCGAGGTCCAGCACCTGGAGATGACCACCGGCTGCTCCTACGTCCGGCCGCTCCTCGGCTACGGGAAAACCGAGGTGGAGCGGCTCTGTAAGCGATTGCTCGTGGTGCGGTACGGGGAGACCGGCAGCATCGGGAACGGCGACTACGAAGGAGAGATAAGGAGCGCCCTTTGCGCCCGCGGCATCGACCCGGCGTCGCTCTTCCCCTCCAGCCACCTGCAGTCGCTGGTGGTCGCGAGGAGAGAGACCTGA
- a CDS encoding 50S ribosomal protein L39e, translated as MSKLMKGRKIRLAKACEQNRRVPAWVMIKTNRAVASHPRRRNWRRSSLKV; from the coding sequence ATGAGTAAATTAATGAAGGGCCGGAAGATCCGGCTGGCAAAGGCATGCGAGCAGAACCGCCGCGTGCCTGCATGGGTGATGATCAAGACCAACCGTGCGGTTGCGTCGCATCCGAGGCGCCGCAACTGGAGACGGAGTTCCCTGAAGGTGTAA